In a single window of the Anaplasma platys genome:
- a CDS encoding 5-formyltetrahydrofolate cyclo-ligase, whose amino-acid sequence MQETNDIKASLRKKYRELRRGIMPSTEFGKKLLSHCTKALLLKASDRVAGYIPMDREIDVVPLMRYCLDNCCEVLVPVVVQGSRLLEFHQWIPKGNTLNEKSKDESFPNVFLVPLVAFDKKLNRLGFGGGFYDYTIEFLRKKQECKFVGMAYELQLCENIPVDAHDQKLDLIVTEQSVYY is encoded by the coding sequence ATGCAGGAAACTAATGATATAAAGGCAAGTCTTCGAAAAAAGTACCGGGAGTTGCGCCGCGGTATTATGCCGAGTACGGAGTTTGGGAAGAAATTGCTTAGCCACTGCACGAAGGCGTTGTTGTTGAAAGCGAGCGACAGGGTTGCCGGATATATCCCGATGGATAGAGAGATAGATGTAGTGCCGTTAATGAGATATTGCCTGGATAATTGCTGTGAAGTTCTCGTGCCCGTTGTGGTACAAGGTAGCAGATTACTTGAATTTCATCAATGGATTCCAAAGGGCAATACCTTGAATGAAAAAAGCAAGGATGAGAGCTTTCCTAATGTCTTTTTAGTGCCACTAGTTGCTTTCGATAAGAAGCTTAATCGTCTTGGTTTCGGCGGCGGGTTCTACGATTACACAATAGAGTTCTTAAGAAAAAAACAAGAGTGTAAGTTTGTGGGTATGGCTTATGAGCTACAGCTGTGCGAAAATATTCCTGTGGATGCCCATGATCAGAAACTTGATTTAATAGTTACAGAACAATCAGTATATTACTGA
- a CDS encoding UbiX family flavin prenyltransferase: MRIVVGISGASGAIYGVRLLHYLKNTTTEVHLVISNAARLTIKHECSHLITAEQLEKEFCSHYHDSSDIAASIASGSFVTEGMIVAPCSVHTMSEIAAGIASNLLTRAADVTLKERRKLVLMVRETPLHLGHLRNMVVLTEMGAIVAPPVPSFYHNPQSTMDIVDHSVLRVLNIFGIHDKNREWRGIDKS, encoded by the coding sequence ATGAGAATTGTTGTGGGAATAAGCGGAGCTTCTGGGGCGATTTATGGAGTGCGTTTACTCCACTATCTTAAAAACACCACTACAGAAGTACACTTAGTAATAAGTAACGCTGCTAGATTGACCATAAAGCACGAATGTTCACATCTTATAACCGCAGAGCAATTGGAAAAAGAATTCTGTTCCCATTATCATGATAGTTCAGACATTGCCGCTTCGATTGCTAGTGGCTCGTTTGTTACCGAGGGAATGATAGTTGCCCCCTGTTCGGTACACACTATGTCAGAAATTGCTGCAGGTATTGCTTCTAACCTACTGACAAGAGCAGCGGATGTGACTTTAAAAGAACGTCGAAAGCTAGTATTAATGGTGCGAGAAACACCCCTGCATCTGGGACATTTAAGAAACATGGTTGTACTTACCGAAATGGGGGCTATAGTCGCTCCTCCGGTACCGTCGTTTTATCATAATCCTCAAAGCACCATGGATATAGTAGATCATTCAGTCCTTAGGGTACTTAATATCTTTGGAATTCATGATAAAAACCGTGAGTGGCGCGGCATAGACAAAAGCTAA
- a CDS encoding ankyrin repeat domain-containing protein — translation MPALALIRGDSYVYRQEVNMYEDEGSSRDMEDFAEEELPAKEEVEGASTRLKAAVRAAYRGESVEECIEMIRGLSSEELNMKLDDKCQRSFLHYIAASGREDVFEVAMNLGCNHLVEDSKGYTPGAALRRVIKLRGELAKEEQRGNAADVVTNGLSVAYEYAAKGDFYGTSAAMSMVPRDKVDTGVDDVSGGTALQCAVGQNVNNDIIEALMLSGCLIGAVDSNGNNSLHSAVMTGNPEAIKFLRDQATREELNAQNERGDTAAHIAARSKNCKAVTKAIINKLSDISIRNKDGETIFHEAAQRQNGQDIIDLVERAENTFKGVEGGQERLVRSVMSSDAKGRTVLGYAVSRNLPEVNKLLGSLLDMTKKTLGTEAANEVITDCLSSSDRSTGYTMLHMACSGSAPGIRMLALNIIEEAKQCGGEREIFGAIDSQGRTPLHFAATRAHADVFKKLLEGSQIDGIANQPTDNGECVVHYVMGEGGKAKHRKAKLAALVECAHMTQMNVASPSTGNTPLVQAYKQGEKDIREILMRSNDLDMDARSRDGTTIIHLAAADGKVKFLNRCLEKRLERHAGNQWAFIPSATFEDSPAVYAMKKGNGKIKPEVLGALLPYEDVERLSLKSIELNGEKVLRHLLDSKLIGVDDKLPRGIEAGNEPTTMVHTALRQGKVKLAEELVARGAKFDGIVAESAITEGIRGGCFKGSSGARILKRLIDQGAEVNVPEGSSHTSPLMAAMETRYSIAERLVRAGKSPNRKAVQILLDNGADPNFRDPRGDTAMHAAAASGDIELAKQLMRHGARPENANVEGYTAMHIAASSGNLEMIGVIVKHHPEALMHRTASTHSTIFHEAIRSTLVNDKQVLRMLQIAEKGLSAEQFKNLINAQDIKGNTLMHMAASKGSRKLVNYLMQHGASLSMANIKGNTATNLVKDARFISKGLFKKQSLWEEMKSREIRPEQGFAPYVPREIETTEYGTVPVENFVADDVATIAKWVSEHYAGKGSGLSTPAISTESLSNASFVSEPDGADRSAMQEAMQGMNASMPDLDIRTARSQRSGSVDSEWDSEFSSEEDLETHSWPEDFAEEELPAKEEVEGASTRLKAAVRAAYRGESADIYAEAGGELYDEVGNQLPVPPTPDYAEEDIYAEAGGELYDEVGNQLPVPPTPDYAEEDIYAEAGGELYDEVGNQLPVPPAPDYAKEDIYAETGDELYDEVGSQPPIPPTPDYKQNRDVHSCAHGGIAPVSSESTTQSADIGKRGGIKAFFAGIFKLFSAKTSSVEQGVGEDLYNDEGIYYETGGEADNLYSIAAPSSKKAPDLPPRNNLGVAAERTAKRDPSHEYRNSLSGGSGNIGKEHSMEKATGSSSGVGMGSYGDVGFSGVVLNRPAVGKRHAGLSGSESVGSLSSGISSSSIASASRRAWKAVKRAMPSISFPNIRFRYSFWGLVAISLHGIIDLGESAVGGIRNLIKKIRGEKQQSSAEGTYQSAPTISVKVDNIGKSDLSDEQFRDGPITTQYATVGHPGVPQQRSDEVTDIYAQVDKRRNTAPEVESSGKNLRPAGSKVKKGNDGAKSQKWETLNSPFDDLMQHVERESDEISSELEALKDTRTRHAAGTPERAVGHSASLQDVKGHSGSSTFSKRMSTSEPDVADLYAEVVKAPESPFKTSSTKRKRGSISSVSDPHSVEEPIYANTSSPAKGPRKAPPKPPRKRSADLQAQDLGLSASSNGLSISAQDAAAGYVDMHEPKAAAARSRKSSARASNSNIPAVEVSSPEGESIYANLSSPIAKDYGVAPLKPQRARRASEQSVSDEQGVGSGSRRPSVSSITYSGYTGMSALKAPPVPERGARGIGGKTESEAIDYDSEFIHSRGHDEICVDDDRITPQLPTRGASLQNDVAEYGHSEQDVDINDAGVPPMKPTRGASLQGDIDGNQWGDEGVNAEGLMRGRSFLAQLQEGKKKLRSVSPSSEGEISASSHVSQEMNARGQFFAEFQSKLRGRKKQLKHVDVQEEAEKHTADRVQDMSPEERELAARSALFDDLQGQLQEGKKKLKYLDPSEQRTQQKTLSFSGELKQAVKDRKLRHVEPPVEHRSVSSHEDSEFFKELVSKVQNREEKLRVKPYVSEKYVKSSEGRLDPINESAGEDFPEPPELSKWDADEQEHGEQSTSSVLLQEFEKLASDFAGQGHDDMVIDGQLNDDQPTKDSHSQRVSASKRGSSNSGIVR, via the coding sequence ATGCCTGCGCTGGCTCTAATACGTGGTGATTCTTATGTCTACAGACAGGAGGTCAATATGTACGAAGATGAAGGATCCTCTAGGGATATGGAAGACTTCGCAGAAGAAGAACTACCAGCGAAGGAAGAAGTAGAAGGTGCAAGTACGAGATTAAAGGCAGCAGTCCGAGCAGCATACAGAGGAGAGAGTGTAGAGGAATGCATAGAAATGATCAGGGGACTGAGCTCTGAAGAATTGAACATGAAATTGGACGACAAATGCCAAAGGAGCTTTCTGCACTACATAGCAGCAAGTGGTAGGGAAGATGTTTTTGAAGTAGCAATGAATTTGGGGTGCAACCACTTAGTGGAAGATAGCAAGGGATACACACCGGGAGCAGCATTACGACGGGTCATTAAGCTGCGCGGGGAATTGGCGAAAGAAGAGCAGAGAGGCAATGCAGCAGATGTAGTCACTAACGGACTGAGCGTAGCATACGAATATGCAGCGAAGGGGGACTTTTATGGTACATCAGCAGCCATGTCAATGGTTCCTAGAGATAAGGTGGACACAGGAGTAGATGACGTTAGTGGGGGTACGGCGCTGCAGTGTGCTGTGGGACAGAATGTCAATAATGACATTATAGAAGCACTGATGTTGAGTGGCTGCCTAATAGGCGCGGTAGACAGCAATGGTAATAACTCATTGCATTCAGCAGTAATGACGGGTAACCCCGAAGCGATAAAGTTTCTACGAGATCAGGCAACAAGGGAAGAACTGAATGCCCAGAACGAACGTGGTGATACTGCAGCGCATATAGCTGCAAGGTCAAAGAACTGCAAGGCAGTGACCAAAGCGATCATTAACAAGCTTAGTGACATTAGTATAAGGAACAAAGACGGTGAGACTATATTCCATGAAGCAGCCCAACGTCAAAATGGACAGGATATAATAGATCTAGTGGAGCGAGCTGAAAACACCTTCAAGGGAGTTGAAGGTGGTCAGGAGCGCCTGGTGAGATCTGTAATGAGTAGTGATGCAAAAGGCAGGACAGTGCTTGGTTATGCTGTATCAAGAAATCTCCCAGAAGTAAATAAGCTCTTGGGCTCACTACTAGATATGACTAAAAAAACACTAGGCACAGAAGCTGCTAATGAGGTCATCACTGACTGTTTGTCATCTAGTGACAGGAGCACAGGATACACTATGTTGCACATGGCATGTAGTGGATCAGCACCCGGTATTCGCATGCTGGCGCTAAACATAATAGAAGAAGCAAAGCAATGTGGTGGGGAGAGAGAAATCTTTGGCGCCATAGATAGCCAAGGAAGAACTCCATTACATTTTGCAGCGACTAGAGCTCATGCGGATGTTTTCAAGAAGCTGCTGGAAGGCTCACAAATTGACGGTATAGCAAATCAGCCAACAGATAATGGAGAGTGCGTCGTACACTATGTAATGGGTGAGGGAGGAAAGGCTAAGCATCGCAAGGCGAAGCTAGCAGCCCTCGTTGAGTGTGCGCACATGACCCAGATGAACGTTGCATCTCCTTCAACTGGGAATACACCTCTGGTACAAGCATATAAACAGGGTGAGAAAGACATCCGTGAGATCCTGATGAGGAGTAATGATCTGGATATGGATGCAAGGTCGCGTGATGGTACCACGATCATCCACCTGGCAGCAGCCGATGGGAAAGTAAAGTTCCTGAACAGGTGTTTAGAGAAAAGACTAGAGCGTCATGCTGGGAATCAATGGGCATTTATTCCATCAGCTACTTTTGAAGACAGCCCTGCAGTATATGCAATGAAGAAGGGAAATGGAAAGATCAAGCCCGAAGTACTAGGTGCATTGCTGCCATATGAAGACGTAGAGAGGCTGTCTTTAAAGTCGATAGAGCTAAATGGCGAAAAAGTTTTACGTCACCTGCTAGATAGCAAGCTCATCGGAGTTGATGATAAGCTGCCCCGTGGAATAGAAGCAGGCAATGAGCCGACCACCATGGTGCATACTGCGCTACGCCAAGGAAAGGTAAAACTTGCCGAAGAGCTAGTTGCCAGGGGAGCGAAGTTTGACGGAATAGTAGCGGAGAGTGCCATTACTGAAGGGATAAGAGGGGGGTGCTTTAAGGGATCGTCAGGGGCAAGGATATTAAAGCGCTTGATCGACCAGGGTGCTGAAGTAAATGTTCCTGAAGGTAGTAGCCACACATCGCCGCTGATGGCAGCGATGGAGACTCGCTACTCGATAGCAGAACGTCTGGTTCGTGCTGGTAAGAGTCCTAACAGGAAAGCAGTGCAGATTTTGTTGGATAACGGAGCAGATCCAAACTTCAGGGATCCACGTGGCGATACAGCAATGCACGCAGCAGCAGCTAGTGGTGACATAGAGTTAGCTAAGCAGCTGATGAGACACGGCGCTCGTCCAGAAAATGCAAATGTCGAAGGATATACTGCAATGCATATAGCAGCTTCGTCGGGCAACCTGGAAATGATAGGCGTGATAGTGAAGCATCATCCAGAAGCATTAATGCACAGGACAGCGTCTACGCACAGCACCATATTCCATGAGGCTATTCGTTCAACGCTGGTCAATGATAAGCAAGTACTGAGGATGTTGCAAATAGCAGAGAAGGGCCTGAGTGCTGAGCAGTTCAAGAACCTAATCAATGCCCAAGACATAAAGGGTAACACCTTAATGCACATGGCAGCAAGTAAGGGAAGCCGAAAACTGGTTAATTACCTGATGCAGCACGGTGCTAGTCTGTCAATGGCGAATATCAAAGGAAATACAGCAACGAATCTGGTGAAAGATGCAAGGTTCATAAGTAAGGGGTTGTTTAAAAAACAGTCTCTGTGGGAAGAAATGAAATCACGAGAAATCAGGCCAGAACAAGGATTTGCGCCGTATGTTCCCCGAGAAATAGAAACTACGGAATACGGTACGGTGCCGGTTGAAAACTTCGTGGCAGATGATGTTGCAACGATAGCAAAGTGGGTCAGTGAGCATTACGCAGGTAAAGGGTCTGGTTTATCAACCCCTGCAATCTCTACAGAGTCACTGAGCAATGCTTCGTTTGTTAGTGAACCAGATGGAGCTGACAGAAGTGCAATGCAAGAGGCAATGCAGGGCATGAATGCCAGTATGCCTGACCTTGATATTAGAACTGCTAGGTCCCAGCGTTCGGGAAGTGTTGATTCTGAGTGGGATAGCGAGTTCTCTTCCGAAGAAGATCTAGAAACACATTCATGGCCAGAAGACTTCGCAGAAGAAGAACTACCAGCGAAGGAAGAAGTAGAAGGTGCAAGTACGAGATTAAAGGCAGCAGTCCGAGCAGCATACAGAGGAGAGAGTGCAGACATTTATGCAGAAGCTGGTGGCGAACTGTACGATGAGGTGGGTAATCAGCTACCTGTTCCTCCTACTCCTGATTATGCTGAGGAAGACATTTATGCAGAAGCTGGTGGCGAACTGTACGATGAGGTGGGTAATCAGCTACCTGTTCCTCCTACTCCTGATTATGCTGAGGAAGACATTTATGCAGAAGCTGGTGGCGAACTGTACGATGAGGTGGGTAATCAGCTACCTGTTCCTCCTGCTCCTGATTATGCTAAGGAAGACATTTATGCGGAAACTGGCGACGAATTGTATGATGAGGTGGGTAGTCAGCCACCCATTCCTCCTACTCCTGATTATAAGCAGAATCGTGATGTTCACAGTTGTGCCCACGGAGGCATTGCTCCGGTTTCGTCTGAATCTACGACTCAAAGTGCGGACATTGGTAAACGCGGTGGCATAAAGGCATTTTTTGCAGGCATCTTTAAGCTGTTTAGTGCGAAGACGAGCAGTGTTGAGCAAGGAGTAGGGGAGGACCTGTATAACGATGAAGGGATTTATTATGAGACAGGTGGAGAAGCTGACAATCTTTACAGCATTGCAGCACCTTCTTCAAAGAAAGCTCCTGATCTGCCGCCACGCAATAATCTAGGGGTTGCTGCGGAGAGAACCGCTAAGAGGGATCCGTCTCACGAGTATAGGAATAGTCTGAGTGGGGGTAGTGGGAACATAGGCAAAGAGCATAGTATGGAGAAAGCTACTGGTAGCAGCTCTGGAGTAGGTATGGGATCATATGGAGATGTTGGATTCTCTGGTGTTGTTTTAAATAGACCAGCAGTAGGCAAAAGGCATGCTGGATTATCCGGTAGTGAGAGCGTGGGGTCTCTATCAAGCGGTATCTCTAGTTCTAGCATAGCTAGTGCTTCTCGTCGGGCATGGAAAGCTGTCAAGCGTGCAATGCCATCAATTAGCTTCCCGAACATCCGTTTTAGATATTCATTTTGGGGTCTTGTTGCTATTTCTCTTCATGGCATAATTGATCTCGGAGAATCCGCAGTTGGTGGTATTAGAAACCTCATTAAAAAGATAAGGGGTGAAAAGCAGCAGTCCTCCGCCGAAGGTACGTATCAATCTGCGCCAACTATTAGTGTTAAGGTAGACAATATTGGTAAGTCGGATCTTTCTGATGAGCAGTTCAGAGATGGTCCAATAACAACCCAGTACGCTACCGTTGGTCACCCTGGTGTTCCACAGCAAAGAAGCGATGAAGTCACCGATATATATGCTCAGGTTGACAAAAGGCGCAATACTGCCCCCGAAGTTGAATCTTCAGGGAAAAACCTGAGACCTGCCGGTTCTAAAGTCAAGAAGGGTAACGATGGTGCTAAGAGCCAAAAATGGGAGACGCTCAACTCTCCATTTGATGATTTGATGCAACATGTTGAGAGGGAGTCTGATGAAATATCCTCTGAGCTAGAAGCATTAAAAGATACAAGGACAAGACATGCTGCTGGAACTCCAGAGCGGGCAGTGGGACACAGTGCAAGTTTGCAGGATGTCAAAGGGCATAGTGGCTCATCGACTTTTAGCAAGAGGATGAGTACCAGTGAACCGGATGTTGCAGACCTATATGCCGAAGTTGTAAAAGCCCCAGAGTCTCCATTTAAGACATCATCTACCAAGAGAAAGAGAGGAAGCATTTCGTCTGTTTCAGATCCTCATTCTGTGGAAGAACCTATCTATGCCAATACTTCCTCTCCTGCAAAGGGACCCAGGAAAGCACCACCTAAACCACCAAGAAAGCGCAGTGCAGATCTGCAAGCTCAGGATTTAGGATTGTCAGCATCTAGCAATGGCTTGAGTATCAGTGCTCAGGATGCTGCAGCGGGTTATGTTGATATGCACGAACCAAAAGCTGCGGCAGCGCGTTCAAGAAAATCTTCTGCTAGGGCGAGTAATAGTAACATTCCAGCTGTTGAGGTTTCTAGCCCTGAGGGAGAGTCTATTTATGCTAACCTTTCTTCTCCTATAGCTAAGGATTACGGAGTAGCACCGCTTAAGCCACAAAGAGCTCGTAGGGCAAGTGAGCAATCTGTTTCGGATGAGCAAGGCGTGGGATCTGGAAGTCGTAGGCCAAGTGTGAGCTCTATCACTTATTCGGGTTATACCGGGATGAGTGCGCTGAAAGCTCCTCCTGTTCCGGAGCGAGGTGCTAGGGGTATCGGTGGAAAGACTGAATCCGAAGCAATTGATTATGACAGTGAGTTTATTCACTCACGTGGGCATGATGAAATATGTGTAGATGATGACAGGATCACTCCTCAGCTTCCAACTCGTGGTGCTAGTCTGCAAAATGACGTGGCTGAGTATGGGCATAGTGAGCAGGATGTAGACATCAACGATGCTGGAGTGCCACCTATGAAGCCAACTCGTGGTGCTAGTCTGCAAGGCGATATTGATGGCAACCAGTGGGGTGACGAAGGAGTCAATGCCGAAGGGCTGATGCGTGGAAGAAGCTTCTTGGCGCAATTACAGGAAGGTAAAAAGAAGCTTAGGTCTGTTTCGCCTTCTTCCGAAGGAGAGATATCCGCTTCTAGTCATGTCTCTCAAGAGATGAATGCGCGAGGTCAGTTTTTTGCCGAATTTCAAAGCAAATTGCGTGGAAGAAAGAAGCAGCTCAAACATGTAGATGTTCAAGAAGAGGCAGAGAAGCATACTGCGGATAGAGTTCAAGACATGTCCCCAGAAGAACGGGAACTTGCAGCTCGCTCCGCATTGTTTGACGACCTACAAGGGCAGTTGCAAGAGGGTAAGAAAAAGCTCAAGTACTTGGATCCATCAGAGCAGAGAACTCAGCAGAAGACACTTTCTTTTAGCGGTGAGCTAAAGCAAGCAGTAAAGGATAGAAAGCTTCGTCATGTTGAGCCGCCAGTTGAGCATAGAAGCGTCTCAAGTCATGAGGATTCCGAATTCTTCAAGGAGCTTGTAAGTAAGGTGCAAAACAGAGAAGAAAAGCTCAGAGTAAAACCTTATGTAAGCGAGAAATATGTGAAGTCAAGTGAAGGTAGACTTGATCCTATAAATGAATCTGCAGGGGAAGATTTCCCAGAGCCCCCTGAGCTTAGTAAGTGGGATGCAGATGAGCAAGAGCATGGCGAGCAATCTACTAGTTCGGTTCTGCTCCAGGAGTTTGAGAAGCTTGCTTCAGATTTTGCCGGTCAGGGTCACGATGACATGGTGATAGATGGGCAGCTAAATGATGATCAACCCACAAAGGATTCGCATTCGCAGAGGGTATCAGCAAGCAAGAGAGGTTCTTCTAACAGCGGTATAGTTAGGTAA